The Tessaracoccus timonensis sequence CGTGCGGTACGCGTCGCAGCCCTTCCCGGAAGGCGAAATCGAGGGGGAGGTGCACATCGTCGGGCTGGACGAACTCATGTCCGAGCCGGTGTCACGCCTCATCATTCGCGAGCCCGAGGCCGACGGGGACAACATCTTTGGCGATCTCATCTCGGAACTGGGCATGCACGACGTGTCGTACTTCGTCGGGTGGTCTGCGTGGCTCGACATCGCGCCCAAGGGCATCCACAAGGCCACCGCGCTGCAGCGCGTGTGCGACGAGATGGGCGTCGATGCGCGCGACGTGCTCGCGCTCGGCGACGGCTACAACGACATCGAGATGCTCCAATGGGCAGGGCGAGGCGTTGCGATGGGGGAGGCTCCCGACGAGGTACGCGCCGCCGCCGACGCGGTGACTACCGGCTTCGCGGAACTCGGCACTGTCGCAGAGCTCGACCGCTGGTTCGGCTGACTACGAAGTAGCTTCGCACCCACACGGACAGAAGACGGGCCCCGCTACTTGACTCGTAGCGAGGCCCGTCATGGGGTGGAGGAAATGAAATGACGT is a genomic window containing:
- a CDS encoding HAD family hydrolase; the protein is MVALDIDGTLVDSAGNMPDEVHAAVNHAAEQVPVVLATGRGWLATQPIFDMLGLPPGWAVSSNGAVLVHNPPFELVHEVLFDPAETIQRVSELLPNARICVERNLVRYASQPFPEGEIEGEVHIVGLDELMSEPVSRLIIREPEADGDNIFGDLISELGMHDVSYFVGWSAWLDIAPKGIHKATALQRVCDEMGVDARDVLALGDGYNDIEMLQWAGRGVAMGEAPDEVRAAADAVTTGFAELGTVAELDRWFG